The genomic window CTTTGTCAGACGCATCAACCAGCTTTGCCCCATCGGGCCTGAGTTTTAGTTCAAAAGCTGCTTTGTCCTCCACCTTGAACTTCACCTGAGCCGGACTGGATTGGGGAGTTGGAGCCTGGGCAGTCTGGACCACCGGGGAATTGATGGGATTGGTCAGAGGTGCGGTGGTCTGAATACCAACACAACCCAGGAGGCTGGAGAGCAGGAGGGATAAACCCCCGATCGTCAGGATATAGGGGAGAGAGGACATGGCAGTCAGGCTTGTTTGGGTTTGGAGAGGACACGGGCCAGGTTGAGCACCTGATAGAGACTGAGGAACATCATCGTTACGGTTTTGTAGAGATTGTCCCTGGCAGGGGTCATATCTGGCGGTGCGGTTACCTGGAGCAACATCCCTTTATCCGTCAGCCTGACCCGCTTCAGTCGCACACCGGCTGGCAACTTGATCGCATTCTGCCAGGAGTCTTGCAGGACTTTCACTGCTCCGTATTTGCGCTGGGAATAGGTCAGGGTCACCGCAAGTTCCGTCCCCTTCGATTTCGTCTTGCTCTTGTACTTGTTCTTACCACTTCTACCCCGTTTCCAACCATAGGCCGTCTGACCCAGTTCAGTGGCTGTCATGCAAAAGCGCGTACCATCAGCAAAGCGTCCCCGTAATTTCAGCCAGGGGTCTTCAAATAAATCGACCTTCCACCCAGAGCGGTATCGATGGGCGACCGTCGTTGTTTTCTTACTTTTATCGGTCGGAGAACTGAGGATGAGTACCGTTTCGATCTCGCTACCCGTTTGCAAATCCCGGCCCAACATCTGGAGTAGCCGCTTGAGCAACTCGTAGCGGGCATTATCCACATTCAAACGACTATATTTCGCTGCCTGCACCCCACTGTAAATAGCCGCACTAACCGACAGGGGCAGGAGAATGAACCCAACACCAGTAGCCAGCAGAAAGCAGGACATGATAGCCACAACAACAGAGATGCCCAACAACCAGTTGAATTTTTTCTGCTGGACTTCTGCCACTTGATCGAGGGCTGCAATCTGCTGCAAATCCTGTAATATCGCGGCAATGGGGATGGCGGCTGTGTAAGTCAGGCTTTTAGAAAAGGTCGTGACATCAATAGCCATAGGCAAGCCCTGGACTCCGGACACATCCTTTATAGCCTTGAACCGCGCCCGTTTTTCTGGATAAATCTTAATTTTTTTAATGAATTTTCATAATTCTGCGGCATCTTCAGACCTGCTGGCCTACCTTTCCTTTGATACCGTACCGGCTCCCAAGGGCGCAGCCATCCATATCGGGGCTTTTGTGCAGTCCCTGGCTCAGGGCTTTGGATCGGTCCAACTGGTCACAGTCTCAGCAACCCCAGAGCGAACCACGGCAGAACCCTGGCCTCAGGTCAGTCAGACAGCCCTACCCGCGATCGGCAAAACCCTTATTGATCGGGTACTCCATTTTCGGCAGGAATTGGGCATCTGGCTCCAGGGCCGACGGTTTCAAGTGATTCATATCCGCTCCATCTATGAAGGGTTTCCGATCGTCCAGCACAAATCCCGTTGGTGCGATTTTCTGGTATTTGAGGTAAATGGACTGCCCTCGATCGAGTTGAAGTACCGCTATCCGGATGTGGTGGACGATCGAGAGCTGATGCAGAAACTGCTGGCTCAGGAACAGATCTGTCTGGAGGCTGCAGATCTGATTATTACCCCGAGTCGGGTGACTCGGGCCTATCTGGAGGGGCGGGGGGTGGCTCCGGGGAAAATTCGGGTCATCCCGAATGGGGTGGATCTGGAGATTTTCCAGTATCAGGCTCCTCTGATCAGCAGGAGTCTGGAGATGGACCTGATCTGCGCCTCTCAGATCCATGACTCTCAGATCCATGACTCTCAGATCCATGACTCTCAGATCCGCGATAAATCGCGGATTTACGGGGTTCTGTACTTTGGGACGCTGGCGGGCTGGCAGGGGGTGGGGCTGGCGGTGGAGGCCCTGGGGCTGTTCTGTCGGGACTTTCCGGGGGATCTGACGATCGTGGGGCCATCTCGCCCCTCCCAGGTGGCGGGCTTGCGACAACTGGCACAAAAATTAGATCTGACCGATCGGGTTCAGATTCTCGGTCCCATGACTCAGGCGGAACTGGTGGGCCAGATGCACCAGGCTGCTGCAATCGTGGCTCCTCTGACCGCGAACGATCGCAACCAGGGGCAGGGCTGCTGTCCGCTCAAAATTCTGGAGGCGATGGCGTCTGGCACACCGGTCATTGCCACGGATCTGCCAGTGGTGCGGGAGTTGGGCCGGGATGGGGAGCATTTTCTGCTGGTCAAACCGGGTTCTGCCAAGGGGATCAAGGATGCGATGGTGCAGCTCCAAACTGAACCAGACCTGGGCAGCAGACTCTCCCAGGCCGCCCGTCAGCGGATCGAACACCACTACACCTGGCAGCAGGCTGGGGCAGCCCTGATCAAAGCTTATGAAGGGCTGGGGATTAGGCGAGCGATCACGGACTGAAGCCGCTGTCGTTCCTGCTCTGGGGAAAATTCAGCCTGGATGCGGGCCTGGGCCGCCTGGCGGATGCGATCGCGGGTCGCTGCATCGAGGGCTAGAAACTCCAGGACGGCTTCTCCCAGATGGTGCAGTTGTGAGCGGGCCAGGAGAAACCCATTCTGGCCATGGTCGATGATTTCTGGAATGCCCCCGGCATCGCTGGCGATCACAGCACACCCACAGGCCATCGCCTCCAACAGGGCATTGGGCATGCCCTCCCAGAGAGAGGGTTGGAGATACAGATCACAGAGGCGCAGATGCTGGGCAACGGCTGCTGGTTCGGTCAAATGGCCCGTGACAATGATACGTTGGGCAGCCTCTGGATATTGGGCTGCGAAAGCCTGCAGGGCTCCGTCCTGACTGGGCCTGACTTCACCAATCAGCAATAGGCAGGCTGGACGATGTTGCTGCACCATCGCTAGCGCCCGCAGCAGAAACGCCTGCCCCTTCTTCTGCCGCAGTTCACCAGAAAAGCCGAGCACCACTTCATCCGGGGCAATCCCAAGGGCGGCCCGGTGGGAAGCAGTAGGGGAGTCAATTGCTTGAAACACATCCATATCCACGGCGTTCTGAATCACCAGCACATCCTGCCGCTGGGTCAGACAGCGGATTTTATGGGCCAGATCCTGGCTGACTGATGTCACCAGAGAGGCCCGCTCCAGGGTCCACTGTAGGCGGGCAAAATCCCCGGGCGGAAAGAGTCCCCGATCGAGATCATTCCCCCGCACACTGACCGTACTGGGTAGCCCCTTCAAAGTCCCAAACCAAACGGCTAGAAACCCGGCGGGAAAGAGGTAATGGCCCCAGACAGCATCGTACTGACGGGTCTGATGCAGCCAATCCAGTACATTCACGGTATGGGGCATAGACATATCCCAGTTACGGTAGAGTCCCACCCGGTAGATCTGGGGCAGCCAGGGCTGGGCCTCTGGATCTGGGGGGCGAACTTCCCCCGGTTGCAGGTAACGACTCCAGACCAGGACATCCACCTCCAGGCCCAACTGACAGAGCGCCTGGGTGATCCGATCGGCACTTACGGCTAATCCACCGATATCCGGGGGGAAGCGTTCCGCCAAGAAGAGGAGACGAGTCATGGTTATCGTTTTGACTCCACAATTTCTTTATAATCAGTGTTTATACTGGTATTGATTGTTTGAACTGGCGCTGCAGGCAGTTGGAATCAGGGTGATCCCTTTCCCTGAACAGCACCGTTCCAGGGGATGCATCTCCCATCAGACCTCGATCTTGAAACCCAAGCTCAAACCTGCAGGCGACATTGCTTGCAACCCTCCTATGTCAGGTGTGCGATTAATCACTGGTCACCCTACTCAAAATTACATTCCAGGGGGAGATGAGGAATTAAGCTGTGATTCATATCCATCAATTTTGCAGTGAATCGCGCGGATAAGGCTGCGGGTTGTCAATCCCAGAGCTAGTTTTACTATTCATGTCCCCTGACCACTCTGCTGGGCACCCATCTATAAAACAGGGGGCGATTAAAAGCAAAAATTATAAGGTTATGAAGATGCAACACTCCCTCGCTCAGATTGAATCTGGAGAGATCGATCAAAACCGATCGAAACAGCTTCAGAAACCTCAGGGGTCCATGCCCTTTAATCCCCTCAACTCCTTCAAACAGTTAACCCTATATCAAAAAACACTCCTGATTTTGAGTGTCACCTTGAGCGGCTTAGTGGGTGGGTTATACCTGGGCTCCCTCACCATCCTTTCAGAGAGCCTGAAGCAGGCCGAGCAACAAAGTGCCACCCAAACCATTCAGGGGGTTCTGAGTGTTTTGGGCCAGGATAAGAAAGCCTTTGCCGCCCGCTACAGCGACTGGTCTGCCTGGGATGACACCTATGCCTTTATCCAAAATCGGGACGAAAGTTACATCAAATCCAATTTAGTGCCCGGACAGTTTACGAATCTCAAAGTCAATCTGATTCTATTTATTGATACTAAAAATCGCATTGTTTTCGGCTCTGGGTTCGATCTAAAAAAAAAGCAACTATTACCCGTTCCACAAGGGTTGCAGCAACGACTTGTAGCCACGGACCCCCTGATCCAAGCATCCCAAACCAGGCAAGCGACGTTAACCGGAATTGTGGTGCTGCCGGAAGGCCCGATGTTGCTGACGGCCCAACCCATTCTCACGTCAGAAGGCAAAGGTCCGGTACGAGGAACCGCCATTTTTGGTCGCTATCTCGACTCTAAATCGATTACTGATTTATCCCAGGCAACCCAACTCTCCCTCTCGGCCTACCCTGCTAACCATCCCAACTTACCCCTCGACTTTCAAACCGTCCAACCTCGCCTCTCTCCCGAATCTCCGATCGCGATCGCACCCCTGAGTGAAAAGTCGTTGGGGGGATATGTGCTGTTGCCCGATATCTATCAACAGTCTGGCCTGCTGCTGAGGA from Leptolyngbya sp. 'hensonii' includes these protein-coding regions:
- a CDS encoding glycosyltransferase family 4 protein; protein product: MNFHNSAASSDLLAYLSFDTVPAPKGAAIHIGAFVQSLAQGFGSVQLVTVSATPERTTAEPWPQVSQTALPAIGKTLIDRVLHFRQELGIWLQGRRFQVIHIRSIYEGFPIVQHKSRWCDFLVFEVNGLPSIELKYRYPDVVDDRELMQKLLAQEQICLEAADLIITPSRVTRAYLEGRGVAPGKIRVIPNGVDLEIFQYQAPLISRSLEMDLICASQIHDSQIHDSQIHDSQIRDKSRIYGVLYFGTLAGWQGVGLAVEALGLFCRDFPGDLTIVGPSRPSQVAGLRQLAQKLDLTDRVQILGPMTQAELVGQMHQAAAIVAPLTANDRNQGQGCCPLKILEAMASGTPVIATDLPVVRELGRDGEHFLLVKPGSAKGIKDAMVQLQTEPDLGSRLSQAARQRIEHHYTWQQAGAALIKAYEGLGIRRAITD
- a CDS encoding glycosyltransferase family 4 protein, with protein sequence MTRLLFLAERFPPDIGGLAVSADRITQALCQLGLEVDVLVWSRYLQPGEVRPPDPEAQPWLPQIYRVGLYRNWDMSMPHTVNVLDWLHQTRQYDAVWGHYLFPAGFLAVWFGTLKGLPSTVSVRGNDLDRGLFPPGDFARLQWTLERASLVTSVSQDLAHKIRCLTQRQDVLVIQNAVDMDVFQAIDSPTASHRAALGIAPDEVVLGFSGELRQKKGQAFLLRALAMVQQHRPACLLLIGEVRPSQDGALQAFAAQYPEAAQRIIVTGHLTEPAAVAQHLRLCDLYLQPSLWEGMPNALLEAMACGCAVIASDAGGIPEIIDHGQNGFLLARSQLHHLGEAVLEFLALDAATRDRIRQAAQARIQAEFSPEQERQRLQSVIARLIPSPS